The Camelus bactrianus isolate YW-2024 breed Bactrian camel chromosome 32, ASM4877302v1, whole genome shotgun sequence genome includes a region encoding these proteins:
- the ALDH2 gene encoding aldehyde dehydrogenase, mitochondrial: protein MLRSAAVAASRFGPRLGRRLLSAATTQAVPAPNQQPEVIYNQIFINNEWHDAVSKKTFPTVSPSTGDVICHVAEGDKEDVDRAVKAARAAFQLGSPWRRMDASNRGRLLNRLADLIERDRSYLAALETLDNGKPYVISYLVDLDMVLKCLRYYAGWADKYHGKTLPIDGDYFSYTRHEPVGVCGQIIPWNFPLLMQAWKLGPALATGNVVVMKVAEQTPLTALYVASLIKEAGFPPGVVNIVPGFGPTAGAAIASHEDVDKVAFTGSTEVGHLIQVAAGNSNLKRVTLELGGKSPNIIMSDADMDWAVEQAHFALFFNQGQCCCAGSRTFVQEDIYTEFVERSVARARSRVVGNPFDSQTEQGPQVDETQFKKVLGYIKSGKEEGAKLLCGGGAAADRGYFIQPTVFGDVQDGMTIAKEEIFGPVMQILKFKTIEEVVGRANNSKYGLAAAVFTKDLDKANYLSQALQAGTVWVNCYDVFGAQSPFGGYKLSGNGRELGEYGLQAYTEVKTVTVKVPQKNS, encoded by the exons ATCTTCATAAACAATGAGTGGCATGACGCCGTCAGCAAGAAAACCTTCCCCACGGTCAGTCCATCCACCGGGGATGTCATCTGTCATGTAGCTGAAGGGGACAAG GAAGACGTGGACAGGGCAGTGAAGGCTGCCCGGGCTGCATTCCAGCTGGGCTCGCCTTGGCGCCGCATGGATGCGTCCAACAGGGGCCGGCTGCTGAACCGCCTGGCCGATCTGATTGAGCGGGACCGGAGCTACCTGGCA GCCTTGGAGACCCTGGACAATGGCAAGCCCTATGTCATCTCCTACCTGGTGGATTTGGACATGGTCCTCAAATGTCTCCG ttacTACGCTGGCTGGGCTGATAAGTACCATGGGAAAACCCTTCCCATTGATGGGGACTACTTCAGCTACACCCGCCACGAACCTGTGGGGGTATGCGGGCAGATTATCCCG TGGAACTTCCCGCTCTTGATGCAAGCATGGAAGCTGGGCCCAGCCTTGGCGACTGGAAACGTGGTTGTGATGAAGGTGGCTGAACAGACTCCACTCACTGCCCTCTATGTGGCCAGCCTGATCAAGGAG GCTGGCTTTCCTCCTGGTGTGGTCAACATTGTTCCTGGATTTGGCCCCACAGCCGGGGCCGCCATTGCCTCGCATGAGGATGTGGACAAAGTGGCCTTCACAGGCTCCACTGAG GTTGGCCACCTAATCCAGGTTGCTGCAGGGAACAGTAACCTCAAGAGAGTGACCCTGGAGCTAGGAGGAAAGAGCCCTAACATCATCATGTCAGATGCTGACA TGGACTGGGCCGTGGAGCAGGCCCACTTCGCCCTGTTCTTCAACCAGGGCCAGTGCTGTTGTGCGGGCTCCCGGACCTTTGTGCAGGAGGACATTTACACCGAGTTTGTGGAGCGGAGTGTTGCCCGGGCCAGGTCTCGTGTGGTTGGGAACCCCTTTGACAGCCAGACTGAGCAGGGGCCTCAG GTGGATGAAACCCAGTTTAAGAAGGTCCTTGGCTATATCAAatctgggaaggaggagggggcaaAGCTGCTGTGTGGTGGAGGGGCGGCTGCTGACCGTGGCTACTTCATCCAGCCCACCGTGTTTGGAGACGTGCAAGATGGCATGACCATTGCAAAAGAGGAG ATCTTCGGGCCAGTGATGCAGATCCTGAAGTTCAAGACCATAGAGGAAGTTGTTGGGAGAGCTAACAATTCCAAGTATGGGCTGGCCGCAGCTGTCTTCACAAAGGACTTGGACAAGGCCAATTATTTGTCCCAAGCCCTCCAGGCTGGCACTGTGTG GGTCAACTGCTATGATGTGTTTGGGGCCCAGTCCCCGTTTGGTGGCTACAAGCTGTCTGGGAATGGCCGGGAGCTGGGAGAGTATGGGCTGCAGGCGTACACTGAAGTGAAAACC GTCACAGTCAAAGTTCCTCAGAAGAACTCATAA
- the LOC141575753 gene encoding putative uncharacterized protein encoded by MAPKAPK5-AS1, with the protein MLRGAPMTQSSGGCAAARTHRSRGNKGLSAWDPGPRGDGQQPPPGTGRDEGPGAGSASAGGSRLAAAAAAAEAPRNKPLCWAPRGCLPASSPAREAGSRGRARRGEPRSGALCWGLAGPLFRPGLARS; encoded by the coding sequence ATGCTCCGCGGGGCTCCTATGACCCAGAGCAGCGGAGGATGCGCAGCTGCCCGAACCCACCGCAGCCGAGGGAACAAGGGGCTCAGCGCTTGGGACCCTGGGCCTCGGGGAGACGGCCAGCAGCCGCCCCCAGGGACCGGCAGGGACGAGGGCCCCGGCGCTGGCTCGGCTTCGGCGGGCGGCTCTaggctggcggcggcggcggcggcggcagaggcCCCCAGGAACAAGCCTTTGTGTTGGGCCCCGCGCGGCTGCCTCCCGGCCTCATCCCCGGCCCGGGAGGCAGGATCCCGGGGCAGGGCGAGGCGGGGGGAGCCCCGATCCGGGGCGCTGTGCTGGGGCCTCGCGGGGCCGCTGTTTAGGCCCGGGCTCGCCAGGTCCTGA